One Nitrospirota bacterium genomic region harbors:
- the qmoC gene encoding quinone-interacting membrane-bound oxidoreductase complex subunit QmoC, which produces MAEQIIKPDVNFINDIIAAGGESVKKCFQCATCSVVCNVTPEDNPFPRKEMIHAQWGLKDRLISNPDVWLCHQCSDCTAYCPRGAKPGEVLGAIRKLSIEHYATPGFLAKAVGSPKALLGLLAVPVIIFIAAIMIQGNSFFPEGEIVYAEKFMKVPYIDVIFSAAALFAAFGFFMGVTRYWKDLTKNIEVSSNPWQKKVKGPMIAMILETVFEFMTHKRFEKCDVTNDRSKTHMFVFFGFVGLAITTTWAIAYLYGHEFFHIQRTFWLNFGESPYPLYDPMKIVGNVSAVLLLAGILQVITNRRKNAEKAGSGSYYDWLFISVITSIVVTGILSEVLRLVHVRMVAYPVYFIHLVSVFFLFAYAPFSKMAHMVYRTTALVFAKYSGREVK; this is translated from the coding sequence ATGGCAGAGCAGATCATTAAACCTGATGTCAATTTCATAAACGATATCATTGCCGCAGGCGGTGAGTCAGTAAAAAAGTGCTTCCAGTGCGCAACCTGCTCCGTAGTATGCAATGTTACTCCGGAAGATAATCCATTTCCCAGAAAAGAGATGATCCATGCGCAGTGGGGGCTTAAGGACCGCCTCATCAGCAACCCCGACGTCTGGCTCTGCCACCAGTGCAGCGACTGCACTGCGTACTGCCCGAGAGGTGCGAAACCCGGCGAAGTATTAGGCGCGATCAGAAAGCTGAGCATAGAGCATTATGCCACGCCGGGTTTCCTTGCAAAAGCTGTCGGCAGTCCAAAGGCACTGCTCGGTCTCCTCGCTGTTCCGGTCATTATCTTTATTGCAGCGATCATGATACAGGGAAACTCCTTCTTTCCTGAAGGCGAGATCGTGTATGCCGAGAAATTTATGAAGGTGCCGTACATTGATGTTATTTTCAGTGCAGCAGCGCTTTTCGCCGCCTTTGGATTCTTCATGGGAGTGACAAGATACTGGAAGGATCTCACAAAAAATATCGAGGTGAGTTCAAACCCCTGGCAGAAAAAGGTGAAGGGCCCGATGATCGCCATGATCCTTGAAACGGTATTTGAATTCATGACCCATAAACGGTTTGAAAAATGCGATGTGACGAATGACAGATCAAAGACCCACATGTTCGTATTCTTCGGTTTTGTCGGTCTGGCCATAACAACGACCTGGGCGATCGCCTATCTGTACGGTCATGAGTTTTTCCATATCCAGAGAACGTTCTGGCTGAACTTTGGTGAATCACCCTACCCGCTGTATGACCCGATGAAGATTGTCGGCAACGTAAGTGCCGTGCTTCTGCTTGCAGGCATCCTTCAGGTGATTACCAACAGGCGGAAGAACGCGGAAAAAGCCGGTTCAGGCAGCTATTATGACTGGCTCTTTATCAGCGTGATAACGTCCATTGTCGTGACCGGTATTTTGTCTGAAGTCCTGAGACTGGTGCACGTCCGCATGGTCGCTTATCCGGTCTATTTTATCCACCTTGTTTCGGTCTTCTTCCTTTTTGCGTATGCGCCTTTTTCAAAGATGGCTCATATGGTATACAGGACAACTGCCCTGGTATTTGCAAAATATTCGGGCAGAGAGGTTAAATAG
- a CDS encoding FAD-dependent oxidoreductase, which translates to MEKKFGVYICKGCGIGEAINVDDLKKATAGGAKVAADAIKDHEILCSPAGLEMIKNDIKEGTNCVVVGACSPRVKFEEFDFPGTITERVNLREFIAWTMEPQNEDTQAVAEDYMKMGVIKVQKGDMPTPNILEDLSNTIMVVGGGITGITSALEAANAGYKVILVEKEAELGGWSAKLYKETPRVYPYEKLDEPRIFDKIREVEAHPDVTIYKSTIVENTDGQPGLFDVTLNTNGTSQTIKVGAFVMAAGWKPYDATKLGHLGYGHPNVITNVQMEEIAKKGKIVRPSDGKEAKNVAFIQCAGSRDANHLPYCSSFCCGTSLKQAKYVREKSSDAVAMIFYKDIRTPGQTELFYKNMQNDPGVLLTKGDVTAITDAGNGNLYVEAENTLLGEKIKVEADLVVLATGIVPATRATQEYFDGLTEAGKKGDDAKKAFLEETPKPDSILNLNYRQGPEIPTLEGAYGFADSNFICFQYETRRTGIYTAGCVKQPMTMSDAADDAAGAALKAIQCVEHVAKGMAVHPRAWDTTYPDPMLIKCTACKRCTEECPFGAIDEDEKGIPFYRLNRCRRCGTCMGACPERIVSFKDFSVDIVGSMIKGIDVPDEGYRVIVLACENDAYPALDSAAIKKMKLHPAVRIVPVRCLGSTNLVWVTDALSKGIDGMILLGCKYGENYQCHFVKGSELANYRFSKLQETLSKLQLEADRCQLMQVSISDYDKLPAMIDDFMKRIDEVGPNPFKGF; encoded by the coding sequence ATGGAAAAGAAATTCGGCGTTTATATCTGTAAAGGCTGCGGCATTGGAGAGGCTATTAATGTGGATGACCTGAAAAAGGCCACAGCCGGCGGCGCGAAGGTTGCTGCTGATGCGATCAAAGACCACGAGATACTCTGCAGCCCGGCCGGTCTTGAAATGATAAAGAATGACATCAAGGAAGGGACGAACTGCGTTGTGGTTGGTGCCTGCTCCCCCCGCGTAAAGTTCGAGGAGTTCGACTTCCCCGGCACGATCACAGAACGGGTGAATCTCAGAGAGTTTATTGCCTGGACCATGGAACCGCAGAACGAAGACACGCAGGCGGTTGCCGAAGACTACATGAAGATGGGCGTTATCAAGGTGCAGAAGGGCGATATGCCGACGCCGAACATTCTTGAGGACCTGAGCAATACGATCATGGTCGTCGGTGGCGGCATTACCGGTATCACCTCGGCACTTGAGGCTGCCAATGCCGGATACAAGGTCATTCTCGTAGAAAAAGAGGCAGAGCTCGGAGGCTGGTCAGCAAAGCTTTACAAGGAAACGCCGCGAGTCTATCCCTATGAAAAACTTGATGAGCCGAGGATCTTCGACAAGATCAGGGAAGTGGAAGCACACCCTGACGTTACGATATATAAGTCAACAATAGTGGAAAACACGGACGGCCAGCCCGGCCTCTTTGATGTGACGTTGAACACGAACGGTACCAGCCAGACGATCAAGGTCGGCGCATTTGTCATGGCAGCAGGCTGGAAGCCGTATGATGCGACAAAGCTTGGACATCTGGGATACGGCCATCCGAACGTTATCACCAACGTACAGATGGAAGAGATTGCAAAGAAAGGCAAGATTGTCAGGCCTTCTGACGGCAAAGAGGCCAAGAACGTAGCTTTTATTCAGTGTGCGGGGTCCCGGGATGCAAACCATCTGCCCTACTGTTCCTCCTTCTGCTGCGGCACGTCTCTCAAGCAGGCAAAATATGTACGGGAAAAGAGCAGCGATGCTGTTGCCATGATCTTCTATAAGGATATCAGAACCCCTGGCCAGACCGAGCTCTTCTATAAGAATATGCAGAATGACCCCGGTGTGCTCCTGACCAAAGGCGATGTCACGGCAATCACAGATGCCGGAAACGGCAACCTCTATGTTGAGGCAGAGAATACGCTCCTTGGCGAAAAAATAAAGGTTGAGGCTGACCTCGTCGTGCTGGCAACCGGTATTGTGCCTGCAACCAGGGCCACCCAGGAATATTTTGACGGACTTACTGAAGCAGGCAAGAAGGGTGATGATGCAAAAAAAGCTTTTCTTGAGGAAACGCCGAAGCCTGATTCGATATTGAACCTTAACTATCGCCAGGGCCCGGAAATTCCGACACTTGAAGGAGCCTATGGTTTTGCAGATTCAAACTTCATCTGCTTCCAGTATGAGACCAGAAGAACAGGTATCTATACTGCGGGATGTGTTAAGCAGCCGATGACCATGTCAGACGCTGCTGATGATGCTGCAGGCGCTGCGCTTAAGGCAATCCAGTGCGTTGAGCATGTGGCAAAAGGCATGGCTGTTCACCCAAGGGCATGGGATACTACGTATCCTGATCCCATGCTGATAAAGTGTACGGCATGCAAGCGGTGCACTGAAGAGTGTCCTTTTGGCGCCATTGACGAGGATGAAAAGGGTATTCCGTTCTACAGGCTCAACCGCTGCAGGCGCTGCGGTACCTGCATGGGAGCCTGCCCTGAAAGGATCGTATCCTTCAAGGACTTTAGCGTTGATATTGTCGGATCCATGATAAAAGGTATCGATGTCCCTGATGAAGGGTACCGGGTCATTGTTCTGGCATGTGAGAACGATGCGTACCCCGCGCTCGACAGCGCAGCCATAAAGAAGATGAAGCTCCATCCGGCCGTGAGGATCGTCCCGGTCAGGTGTCTGGGTTCCACAAACCTTGTCTGGGTAACAGACGCCCTTTCAAAAGGCATTGACGGCATGATCCTTCTTGGCTGTAAATACGGCGAGAACTATCAGTGCCATTTCGTCAAAGGCAGCGAACTTGCAAATTATCGCTTCAGCAAACTCCAGGAGACGCTCAGCAAACTGCAGCTTGAGGCAGACCGGTGCCAGCTCATGCAGGTGTCGATTTCCGACTATGATAAACTGCCTGCAATGATCGATGATTTTATGAAGAGGATCGACGAAGTAGGCCCTAATCCGTTCAAGGGCTTCTAA
- a CDS encoding CoB--CoM heterodisulfide reductase iron-sulfur subunit A family protein: MAEHKKVLVIGGGFSGLTAAVETAEAGFEVIIVEKSPFFGGKVTQLNKYFPKLCPPNCGLEMNYKRIKNSGDITFYTLAEVEKISGQEGNYDVTIKLSPRFVNDKCVGCNACAEACPVEMSNDFNFGLNQTKAAYITHNQAFPFLYAIDGKNCKGSSCGKCAEACKYDAIDLAMKPQTLNVNVGSIVMATGWDIYDISKLDNLGGGKVANVISNMQMERLASPNGPTGGKILRPSDNKPAKNIAFVQCAGSRDENHLPYCSYICCMASMKQATYLREQYKDSKASIFYIDLRTPGRYEQFYWKVKEDPNVSFTKGKVARITEDPETKDVIVEAEDIMAGKKIKVKFDMVVLAAGMVPSTKTAKIPGDISYTPDGFVAAASLKRGIYAVGTLKSPVDVARSVQDATGVAIKSIQSARR, from the coding sequence ATGGCAGAACATAAGAAAGTCCTGGTGATCGGCGGAGGCTTTAGCGGCCTGACAGCAGCAGTTGAGACTGCTGAGGCCGGTTTCGAGGTCATTATCGTAGAGAAGTCCCCGTTCTTTGGCGGAAAGGTCACGCAGCTGAACAAATACTTTCCAAAGCTCTGCCCTCCGAACTGCGGCCTTGAAATGAATTATAAGAGGATCAAGAACAGCGGTGACATTACCTTTTATACGCTTGCTGAGGTCGAGAAGATCTCAGGCCAGGAAGGCAACTATGATGTTACGATCAAGCTGAGCCCGCGGTTTGTTAACGACAAATGTGTCGGATGCAATGCCTGCGCTGAGGCCTGCCCGGTAGAAATGTCCAATGATTTTAACTTTGGTCTGAATCAGACAAAGGCAGCTTACATAACGCATAATCAGGCATTCCCGTTCCTTTATGCCATTGATGGCAAGAATTGCAAAGGGTCATCATGCGGCAAATGCGCCGAGGCCTGCAAGTATGATGCAATAGACCTGGCTATGAAGCCCCAGACCCTCAATGTAAATGTCGGCTCCATAGTAATGGCTACCGGCTGGGATATCTATGATATCTCCAAGCTCGACAACCTCGGCGGAGGCAAGGTGGCAAACGTCATATCGAACATGCAGATGGAGAGGCTTGCATCACCGAATGGCCCGACGGGCGGAAAGATCCTCCGGCCTTCAGATAACAAGCCGGCCAAGAACATAGCTTTTGTGCAGTGTGCAGGCTCGCGGGACGAGAACCATCTGCCGTATTGTTCCTATATCTGTTGCATGGCATCCATGAAACAGGCAACCTACCTCAGGGAGCAATATAAGGATTCCAAGGCCAGCATCTTCTACATTGACCTGAGAACGCCGGGAAGATACGAGCAGTTCTACTGGAAGGTGAAGGAGGATCCGAATGTCTCTTTTACAAAAGGAAAGGTTGCGAGAATCACAGAAGATCCTGAGACAAAGGATGTGATCGTCGAGGCTGAGGATATCATGGCGGGTAAAAAGATAAAAGTAAAGTTCGATATGGTTGTGCTTGCAGCAGGCATGGTCCCCTCGACCAAGACGGCAAAGATACCGGGTGACATCTCATACACGCCTGATGGTTTTGTTGCAGCAGCTTCGCTGAAAAGGGGCATATACGCGGTCGGGACTCTCAAAAGTCCTGTTGACGTTGCCCGGTCAGTGCAGGATGCAACAGGAGTTGCTATCAAAAGCATTCAGAGCGCAAGGAGGTAG
- a CDS encoding adenylyl-sulfate reductase subunit alpha translates to MEKETCTFSYCQKPAVTEVECDLLIMGGGMAGCGAAFEGARWANEKGLKVVMVDKAATDRSGAVAMGLSAINTYVGENQVADYVKYVRNDLMGIIREDLVFDLGRHVDNSVQLFEEWGLPIWKKGDDGFSLDGFQARDAGKASLKDGGTPVRSGKWQIMINGESYKVIVAEAAKKALATNREKTGMDQNHFERVFIVKAVMDTNGKNVAAAIGFSTRENKIYSFKAKAMICATAGAVNCFRPRSVGEGMGRTWYPVFSAGSGYAFGMQAGAELSLMENRFVPARFKDGYGPVGAWFLFFKAKATDSFGEDYCTNKEYFDDAVARYGDYAKGMGTAIRNHLMMRAMKDGKGPILMNTHTAMAELGAAFKEKLGEKEGAKKMKHLEAEAWEDFLDMAIGQASIWAATNTEPDKTPSEIMPTEPYLLGSHAGCAGFWVSGPGDLPGTPEHYSWGYNRMSTVPGLFMAGDVVGASGHKFSSGSHAEGRIAAKSALQYIMDHADYKPSPKLSLDEIAAELYLPFEMYEKYKTYTTDPTINPNYIGPKSLQLRLQKIADEYFGGVATWYMTSRTMLEAGLAKLEMLKEDAAKMAAKDLHELLRCFENYHRILSVEAHARHILFREESRYPGYYYRGDFNKIDDVNWKCFTNSKYNSEANTWEFKKVPYVQMYP, encoded by the coding sequence ATGGAAAAAGAAACGTGTACATTTTCATACTGTCAGAAGCCTGCAGTCACCGAGGTCGAGTGCGATCTCCTGATCATGGGCGGCGGTATGGCAGGATGCGGTGCAGCTTTTGAAGGCGCCCGCTGGGCAAATGAAAAAGGCTTGAAGGTGGTCATGGTCGATAAGGCAGCAACAGACAGAAGCGGCGCAGTCGCTATGGGTCTGTCGGCTATCAACACATACGTGGGCGAAAACCAGGTCGCTGACTATGTCAAATACGTCAGAAACGACCTCATGGGCATCATCAGGGAAGATCTTGTATTCGATCTTGGCAGACACGTCGACAATTCTGTTCAGCTCTTTGAAGAGTGGGGACTCCCTATCTGGAAGAAAGGCGATGACGGTTTCTCGCTCGACGGCTTCCAGGCAAGGGATGCCGGCAAGGCCAGCCTTAAGGATGGCGGAACACCGGTCAGGTCCGGCAAGTGGCAGATCATGATCAACGGTGAGTCTTACAAGGTAATCGTGGCAGAGGCTGCCAAGAAGGCCCTTGCGACCAACCGCGAAAAGACCGGCATGGACCAGAACCATTTTGAAAGAGTATTCATCGTTAAGGCTGTTATGGATACCAACGGCAAGAACGTTGCTGCTGCCATCGGCTTCAGCACCAGAGAGAACAAGATCTACTCCTTCAAGGCGAAGGCAATGATCTGTGCGACCGCTGGAGCTGTTAACTGCTTCAGGCCGAGGTCTGTCGGCGAGGGTATGGGAAGAACATGGTACCCCGTATTCAGCGCAGGCTCAGGCTATGCATTCGGTATGCAGGCAGGTGCTGAGCTCTCACTCATGGAAAACAGGTTCGTGCCTGCAAGATTCAAGGACGGTTATGGTCCTGTAGGCGCATGGTTCCTCTTCTTCAAGGCAAAGGCTACAGACAGCTTTGGTGAAGACTATTGCACAAACAAGGAATATTTTGATGATGCAGTAGCAAGATACGGAGACTACGCAAAGGGTATGGGCACCGCGATCAGAAATCATCTGATGATGAGAGCCATGAAGGACGGCAAGGGCCCCATCCTGATGAACACCCATACGGCCATGGCTGAGCTGGGTGCGGCATTTAAAGAGAAGCTTGGTGAAAAAGAAGGCGCCAAGAAGATGAAGCACCTCGAGGCAGAAGCTTGGGAAGACTTCCTTGATATGGCTATCGGTCAGGCGTCCATCTGGGCAGCTACCAACACCGAGCCTGACAAGACCCCTTCAGAGATCATGCCTACCGAGCCTTATCTCCTTGGTTCGCATGCAGGCTGCGCAGGCTTCTGGGTAAGCGGCCCTGGCGATCTGCCGGGCACCCCTGAGCACTACAGCTGGGGTTACAACAGGATGTCCACCGTTCCCGGCCTCTTCATGGCTGGCGACGTTGTCGGCGCATCAGGCCACAAGTTCTCCTCCGGTTCTCATGCAGAGGGCAGGATAGCAGCCAAGTCAGCACTTCAGTATATAATGGACCATGCTGACTACAAGCCTTCTCCGAAGCTGAGCCTCGACGAGATTGCTGCTGAACTGTATCTGCCGTTTGAGATGTATGAGAAGTACAAGACATACACCACAGATCCTACGATCAATCCGAACTACATCGGACCAAAATCACTGCAGCTGAGACTTCAGAAGATTGCTGACGAGTATTTTGGCGGCGTAGCAACCTGGTATATGACCTCAAGGACGATGCTTGAAGCAGGTCTTGCAAAGCTCGAGATGCTGAAAGAGGACGCAGCCAAGATGGCGGCAAAAGACCTCCATGAACTTCTCAGGTGCTTCGAAAACTACCACAGAATCCTGTCGGTAGAGGCACACGCAAGGCATATCCTCTTCAGGGAAGAGTCCAGGTATCCTGGCTACTACTATAGAGGCGACTTCAACAAGATCGACGACGTAAACTGGAAGTGCTTTACGAACTCAAAGTACAACAGCGAGGCCAACACATGGGAATTCAAGAAGGTTCCCTATGTGCAGATGTATCCTTAG
- the aprB gene encoding adenylyl-sulfate reductase subunit beta, whose protein sequence is MPSFVITEKCDGCKAQDRTACQYICPHDLMALDRTLMKAYNQEPEQCWECFNCVKICPQQAIETRGYSDFVPLGSSNVPMRGTDSIMWTIKFRNGILKRFKFPIRTTAEGSVDPYAGKPAPDFANLNKPGFFNGPARTE, encoded by the coding sequence ATGCCAAGTTTTGTTATTACTGAGAAGTGTGACGGTTGCAAGGCGCAGGACAGGACCGCCTGCCAGTATATCTGCCCTCATGACCTGATGGCCCTTGACAGGACACTGATGAAGGCGTACAACCAGGAGCCGGAGCAGTGCTGGGAGTGTTTTAACTGTGTAAAGATCTGCCCGCAGCAGGCGATCGAGACCAGGGGTTATTCAGATTTTGTTCCCCTCGGTTCCAGCAATGTCCCGATGAGAGGCACAGACTCCATCATGTGGACGATCAAGTTCAGAAACGGAATACTCAAGAGGTTTAAATTCCCGATCAGAACAACCGCAGAAGGTTCAGTCGATCCGTATGCAGGCAAGCCGGCACCGGATTTTGCGAATCTCAACAAGCCCGGGTTCTTCAATGGGCCTGCAAGAACAGAATAG
- the sat gene encoding sulfate adenylyltransferase, which produces MIKPHGSDELNPLFVYDSEKNEALQKEAKGLASIVVSSATAANAVMMGSGYFNPLTGYMNKADALSVANNMKTASGLFWPVPVLNLVQNAGSIKAGDRIALKDPNVEGNPVLAVMDVKAVEEFSDADVEMICKSVYRPSDKEAHPGVDAFKAQGKVLLSGPIQVLNFSYFQAEFPDTFRTAVEIRDEIKERGWKKVVAFQTRNPMHLAHEELCHMAMDRLGCDGLVIHMLLGRLKKGDIPAPVRDAAIRKMVELYFPKNSAMVTGYGFDMLYAGPKEGVLHAIFRQNMGATHFIVGRDHAGVGDHYGAFDAQTIFDNEVPAGALKIEIFKADHTAYSKKLNKVVMMCEAPDHKKEDFVLLSGTKVREMLGNGIAPPKEFSRPEVAEILIKYYQSLEK; this is translated from the coding sequence TTGATCAAGCCCCATGGTTCTGACGAACTGAATCCGCTGTTTGTCTATGACTCAGAGAAGAACGAGGCCCTGCAGAAGGAAGCAAAAGGCCTTGCTTCAATTGTTGTAAGTTCCGCAACGGCAGCTAATGCCGTTATGATGGGTTCCGGGTATTTTAACCCGCTCACCGGATACATGAACAAGGCTGATGCCCTGTCTGTTGCAAACAACATGAAGACTGCGTCCGGCCTCTTCTGGCCCGTGCCTGTCCTGAACCTGGTGCAGAATGCAGGTTCTATCAAGGCAGGCGACCGCATTGCTCTGAAAGACCCCAATGTCGAAGGCAATCCTGTGCTAGCGGTCATGGATGTCAAGGCAGTGGAAGAGTTCAGCGATGCGGACGTCGAGATGATCTGTAAGAGTGTGTACCGCCCCAGCGACAAAGAGGCGCACCCGGGGGTTGACGCATTCAAGGCCCAGGGCAAGGTCCTGCTTTCCGGTCCGATCCAGGTGCTGAACTTTTCGTACTTCCAGGCCGAGTTCCCGGACACCTTCCGCACCGCAGTCGAGATACGCGACGAGATCAAGGAGCGCGGATGGAAGAAGGTTGTTGCATTCCAGACCAGAAATCCGATGCATCTGGCCCATGAAGAGCTCTGCCACATGGCGATGGACCGCCTCGGCTGCGACGGTCTCGTGATCCATATGCTGCTGGGCAGGCTGAAGAAGGGCGATATCCCGGCTCCTGTGCGCGATGCCGCTATCCGCAAGATGGTCGAGCTGTACTTCCCGAAAAACAGCGCAATGGTGACCGGCTATGGCTTTGATATGCTGTATGCAGGACCGAAAGAGGGCGTTCTGCATGCAATTTTCCGCCAGAATATGGGTGCAACTCACTTCATCGTGGGCCGTGACCATGCCGGTGTAGGAGATCACTACGGAGCATTCGATGCCCAGACTATCTTTGATAATGAGGTGCCTGCTGGTGCACTTAAAATTGAGATATTCAAGGCAGACCACACTGCTTACTCAAAGAAACTTAACAAGGTTGTCATGATGTGTGAAGCGCCTGATCATAAAAAAGAGGACTTTGTCCTGCTGTCAGGAACAAAGGTTCGTGAAATGTTAGGTAATGGTATTGCACCACCTAAAGAATTCTCACGTCCTGAAGTGGCTGAAATTCTGATCAAGTATTATCAGAGCCTTGAAAAATAA
- a CDS encoding adenylate kinase yields MRLVLLGAPGAGKGTQAKKIIEKHAVPQISTGDLLRAAVAAGTALGKEAKAVMDRGELVPDSVVLGMVEERIKQDDCKNGYILDGFPRNTKQAEALDAMLGKLNMSLTAALSVDVPLENLMKRLTGRRTCKACGQMYNVYFGAPKKEGTCDKCGGELFQRDDDKEETIKKRLDVYTAQTAPLIDYYGKKGILKSVDGGTGTIDEIFVKVCNALNLK; encoded by the coding sequence ATGAGGTTAGTACTGCTTGGAGCGCCTGGAGCCGGTAAAGGAACGCAGGCAAAGAAGATCATAGAGAAGCACGCTGTGCCGCAAATATCTACAGGCGACCTGTTACGCGCAGCTGTTGCTGCAGGAACAGCGCTTGGCAAGGAAGCAAAGGCTGTAATGGACAGGGGAGAACTCGTGCCTGACAGTGTTGTTCTGGGCATGGTGGAGGAGAGGATCAAGCAGGATGACTGCAAGAACGGGTATATCCTGGACGGTTTCCCGAGGAATACGAAGCAGGCAGAGGCCCTTGATGCAATGTTGGGAAAACTGAACATGTCGCTTACGGCAGCGCTCAGTGTTGATGTTCCCCTTGAGAATCTGATGAAGAGGCTCACCGGCAGGAGGACCTGCAAGGCCTGCGGCCAGATGTACAATGTATATTTTGGCGCGCCGAAAAAAGAGGGTACCTGCGACAAGTGCGGCGGCGAGCTCTTCCAGAGGGATGATGACAAGGAAGAGACGATCAAGAAGAGACTTGATGTGTACACTGCCCAGACAGCTCCGCTGATAGACTACTACGGCAAAAAGGGCATCCTTAAATCAGTTGATGGCGGCACAGGCACGATTGACGAGATCTTCGTCAAGGTCTGTAATGCCCTGAACCTGAAATAG
- a CDS encoding XTP/dITP diphosphatase, translated as MNIVLATRNRKKVEEMKRMFPGHKITFKTLDAFPGCPEVDEDGQTFRANARKKALAVARYTGCPALADDSGLEVRALDNAPGVFSARYAGENADDRKNVRKILREMRTVTDQKDRKARFVCCMVFALPDGKCRTFTGYVSGRIAEKPKGYNGFGYDPLFYPAGHDRTFAEMTDLEKDALSHRGRAMKKLHAYLKSIL; from the coding sequence ATGAATATCGTGCTTGCAACCAGGAACAGAAAAAAGGTCGAGGAGATGAAAAGGATGTTTCCCGGCCATAAGATCACGTTTAAGACCCTCGATGCCTTTCCCGGATGTCCCGAGGTCGATGAGGACGGGCAGACATTCCGGGCAAATGCCAGGAAGAAGGCCCTTGCCGTAGCACGCTATACCGGCTGTCCGGCCCTTGCTGATGATTCAGGCCTTGAGGTGAGAGCCCTGGACAATGCCCCCGGGGTTTTTTCTGCCCGGTATGCCGGAGAAAATGCGGATGACAGGAAAAATGTCAGGAAAATACTCAGGGAAATGAGAACTGTAACAGACCAGAAGGACCGAAAGGCCAGATTTGTCTGCTGTATGGTATTTGCCCTCCCTGATGGGAAATGCAGGACGTTTACCGGATATGTCAGCGGCAGGATCGCTGAGAAGCCGAAAGGTTATAATGGGTTCGGATACGACCCTCTGTTTTACCCTGCAGGGCATGACAGGACTTTTGCCGAGATGACCGACCTTGAGAAGGATGCGCTGAGCCACAGAGGAAGGGCAATGAAGAAGCTTCATGCATATCTAAAATCAATCCTATAA
- a CDS encoding RDD family protein, which translates to MSEEPRRAGLLLRAAAKILDFILIAAVIEIIPRAGFLAGLAYLLLGDGLFDGRSLGKKLIRLKVVSPDTLQPCTFRESLLRNSTLGLGYVLWLVPWIGWIVLPVIAAVEFILILGNKESRRLGDEIAGTTVIER; encoded by the coding sequence ATGTCCGAGGAACCGAGAAGGGCTGGGCTCCTTCTGAGAGCAGCCGCAAAAATCCTTGATTTTATTCTCATTGCAGCAGTAATCGAAATTATACCAAGGGCCGGTTTTCTTGCCGGTTTGGCCTATCTTCTTTTAGGAGATGGTCTGTTCGACGGCAGAAGCCTTGGGAAAAAACTGATCCGGCTGAAGGTGGTTTCCCCAGACACCCTGCAGCCCTGCACCTTCAGGGAGTCTCTGCTCAGAAACAGCACACTTGGTCTGGGATATGTCTTATGGCTTGTGCCATGGATCGGATGGATCGTTCTTCCTGTGATAGCTGCAGTGGAGTTTATTCTGATCCTCGGCAATAAAGAGAGCAGGCGCCTGGGCGATGAGATCGCCGGGACAACCGTAATCGAACGTTAA